Proteins encoded by one window of Sphingosinicella sp. BN140058:
- a CDS encoding TonB-dependent receptor: protein MRALLLPFLLTSTAAVAQADQREIVVTGRGLQPAAGEEVFDTVILDRSRLQTSASNRLEDLLRDVPGFQLFRRSDARSANPTSQGATLRALGGNASSRALLILDGVPQTDPFGGWVSWPAYDPQRLGEVRVTRGGGSGAYGPGALAGTIELSSADPIEGLTADVAYGSRDSVDAHAGLGLAAGGGFVTVAGAYARGDGFVPIVREDRGAVDRPAPYEQAGLAVRAVAPLGNEVELQASGLVFRDERERGTLYSGILTKGADASLRLVGRRWTALAYLQTRDFTNSFASVAAGRNAVSQASEQYSVPSTGLGARGEWRPEIGAIDLRLGADWRATIGETRELYSFVAGAGTRGRVAGGRTDTVGGFAEASWRTDALTLTAGGRIDRWWITNGVLGERVLATGQQLTDTDFADRSGWEPTGRAGIAFRPGAGITLRSAGYLGWRLPTLNELYRPFRAGTDATAANAELDPERLKGVEAGIDWEPAKRVRIGATLFANRLDDAIANVTLGRGPGTFSGVGFVAAGGEYRQRQNLESITARGLEVDASARLGAWSLAGGWSWVHARVEADGSAAPLDGLRPAQTPKHMLSATLGWDGGAGRNASLAARWVSRQYEDDLNSQSLRGAFTLDAAAAWPLTRHLSLQARAENLTDARVEAAISSDGIVERATPRTLWIGLRLR from the coding sequence ATGCGTGCCCTGCTCCTTCCGTTCCTCCTGACCTCCACCGCTGCCGTTGCCCAGGCCGACCAGCGGGAGATCGTCGTCACCGGCCGCGGCCTCCAACCCGCCGCAGGCGAGGAGGTGTTCGATACCGTTATCCTTGACCGGAGCCGCTTGCAGACCAGCGCCTCCAACCGGCTCGAGGATCTGCTCCGCGACGTGCCCGGGTTCCAGCTCTTCCGCCGCTCCGACGCGCGCAGCGCCAACCCGACCAGCCAGGGGGCGACCCTGCGGGCGCTCGGCGGCAATGCGTCGAGCCGGGCGCTGCTGATCCTCGACGGCGTGCCGCAGACCGATCCGTTCGGCGGCTGGGTGAGCTGGCCCGCTTACGATCCGCAGCGCCTCGGCGAGGTGCGGGTGACCCGCGGCGGCGGCAGCGGCGCCTACGGGCCGGGCGCGCTCGCCGGCACCATCGAATTATCGAGCGCCGACCCGATCGAGGGACTCACCGCCGACGTCGCGTATGGCAGCCGCGACAGCGTCGACGCGCATGCCGGCCTCGGACTTGCCGCCGGTGGGGGCTTCGTCACCGTCGCGGGCGCTTATGCCCGCGGCGACGGCTTCGTGCCGATCGTGCGCGAGGATCGCGGCGCCGTCGACCGCCCTGCTCCCTACGAGCAAGCGGGCCTGGCCGTGCGTGCGGTCGCACCGCTCGGCAACGAAGTCGAGCTGCAGGCGAGCGGGCTCGTCTTCCGCGACGAACGCGAGCGCGGCACCTTGTACAGCGGCATCCTGACCAAAGGCGCCGATGCCTCGCTGCGGCTGGTCGGACGGCGCTGGACCGCGCTCGCCTACCTCCAGACCCGCGACTTCACCAACAGCTTCGCCAGCGTCGCTGCCGGCCGCAACGCGGTCAGCCAGGCGTCCGAACAATATTCGGTGCCTTCGACCGGGCTCGGCGCACGGGGCGAATGGCGGCCGGAGATCGGCGCGATCGACCTTCGTCTCGGCGCGGACTGGCGGGCGACGATCGGCGAGACACGCGAACTCTATTCGTTCGTCGCCGGTGCCGGCACCCGCGGCCGCGTCGCCGGCGGGCGCACCGACACGGTCGGCGGCTTCGCCGAGGCGAGCTGGCGGACCGATGCGCTCACCCTGACCGCAGGTGGCCGCATCGACCGTTGGTGGATTACGAACGGTGTGCTGGGCGAGCGCGTGCTCGCCACCGGGCAGCAGCTCACCGACACGGACTTTGCCGATCGTTCCGGCTGGGAGCCGACCGGCCGCGCCGGCATCGCGTTCCGTCCGGGCGCCGGCATCACCCTGCGCAGCGCCGGCTATCTCGGCTGGCGATTGCCGACCCTGAACGAGCTCTACCGCCCGTTCCGCGCCGGCACCGATGCGACCGCGGCCAATGCCGAGCTCGACCCCGAGCGGCTGAAGGGCGTCGAGGCTGGTATCGACTGGGAACCGGCGAAGCGCGTCCGCATCGGCGCCACCCTGTTCGCCAACCGCCTCGACGATGCGATCGCCAACGTCACCCTCGGCCGCGGCCCCGGCACCTTCTCCGGCGTCGGCTTCGTCGCCGCCGGCGGCGAATATCGTCAACGGCAGAATCTGGAGTCGATCACGGCCCGCGGCCTGGAAGTGGACGCGTCGGCCCGCCTGGGTGCCTGGTCGCTGGCGGGCGGCTGGTCGTGGGTCCACGCCCGGGTAGAGGCCGACGGATCGGCAGCGCCACTGGATGGGCTGCGTCCCGCCCAGACGCCCAAGCACATGCTCTCGGCCACGCTCGGCTGGGACGGCGGCGCCGGGCGGAATGCAAGCCTCGCAGCGCGGTGGGTGAGCCGGCAATATGAGGACGATCTCAACAGCCAGAGCCTGCGCGGCGCCTTCACCCTCGATGCGGCGGCGGCGTGGCCGCTGACCCGGCACCTGTCGCTGCAGGCGCGCGCGGAGAACCTTACCGACGCCCGCGTCGAGGCGGCGATCAGCAGCGACGGCATCGTCGAACGCGCCACCCCGCGCACCCTGTGGATCGGTCTACGGCTGCGCTAG
- a CDS encoding cytochrome P450 has product MGKFLNMIDAAPAADKWPLVRELMMRERQPFFAELQSERPVLQLPDDMVFITRFVDCTLVLSRWNDFGVDLYKPKQGDYFMAQDDTADHWREKSIMKSILDFEDLPAMRKFVGERAAALLREGQGAIDAPQALTRAVPVSLVQEFFGFQGGNAKKLTEWSYWNQQDAFHNQPFDRDVTPDPDHIVAERKRANIHLAFYIGRVLLKRVLQVKFGGDRQDSVSRLVRLSFSKGVKFPLKKVLFNAGGLLIGAVETTSHVVNNALAELLSRPDVLERAKAAARSGDAKAFDGFVFEALRFNPAFPYFFRTCHTPTILAGDTPHAVEVKPGTTVMACTHAAMFDAAGTANPLEFDSRRGLYQTFTLGYGHHECLGRAIASVMVPEIVRQVLLLPDIRQEGPIVYQGGVPEHYALRWAA; this is encoded by the coding sequence GTGGGGAAGTTTCTCAACATGATCGACGCGGCGCCCGCCGCGGACAAATGGCCGTTGGTGCGCGAACTGATGATGCGCGAGCGTCAGCCTTTCTTCGCCGAGCTGCAGAGCGAACGGCCGGTGCTGCAGCTTCCCGACGACATGGTGTTCATCACCCGCTTCGTCGATTGCACCCTCGTGCTCAGCCGCTGGAACGATTTCGGAGTCGATCTCTACAAGCCCAAGCAGGGCGACTATTTCATGGCGCAGGACGATACTGCCGATCATTGGCGGGAAAAGTCGATCATGAAGTCGATCCTCGATTTCGAGGATCTGCCGGCGATGCGCAAGTTCGTCGGCGAACGCGCCGCCGCCTTGCTGCGCGAGGGGCAGGGAGCGATCGACGCGCCGCAGGCGCTGACTCGTGCCGTCCCGGTCTCGCTCGTCCAGGAATTCTTCGGCTTCCAGGGCGGCAATGCGAAGAAGCTGACCGAATGGTCCTATTGGAACCAGCAGGATGCGTTTCACAACCAGCCGTTCGACCGCGACGTCACCCCCGATCCCGATCACATCGTCGCCGAGCGCAAGCGCGCCAACATTCATCTCGCTTTCTACATCGGGCGGGTGCTGCTGAAGCGGGTGCTGCAGGTGAAGTTCGGCGGCGATCGTCAGGATTCGGTGTCGCGGCTGGTGCGGCTGTCCTTCTCGAAAGGCGTCAAATTCCCGCTGAAGAAGGTGCTGTTCAACGCCGGCGGGCTGCTGATCGGCGCAGTCGAGACGACCTCGCACGTCGTCAACAATGCCCTCGCCGAATTGCTGTCCCGCCCTGACGTGCTGGAGCGCGCCAAGGCGGCGGCGCGGTCGGGCGATGCCAAGGCGTTCGACGGCTTCGTGTTCGAGGCGCTGCGCTTCAACCCGGCCTTTCCCTATTTCTTCCGCACCTGCCACACGCCCACCATACTCGCCGGGGATACGCCGCACGCGGTCGAGGTGAAGCCGGGCACGACGGTGATGGCCTGCACCCATGCGGCGATGTTCGATGCGGCCGGCACCGCCAACCCGCTCGAGTTCGACAGCCGCCGCGGCCTCTACCAGACCTTCACTTTGGGCTACGGACATCATGAATGCCTCGGCCGTGCGATTGCCTCGGTGATGGTGCCGGAAATCGTCCGCCAGGTGCTGCTGCTGCCGGACATCCGCCAGGAAGGGCCGATCGTCTATCAGGGCGGCGTCCCCGAACACTATGCGCTGCGCTGGGCGGCCTGA